Part of the Streptomyces sp. WMMC500 genome is shown below.
CCGCCACCCCGAACCACTCCGAGATCCCGGCGACCAGGACCGCGGCGCCGAGGAAGGAGATGACGAGCAGCTCGTTGTCGCGGGTGTCGAAGAGCCGGCCGACGACCTTGGTGCCGTAGCGCGCGAGGGTGGCCAGGGCCAGCAGGAACGCCAGCGCCTTGCCGGCCTGCAGGGCGGCCTCGCCGGGGCCTTCCGCGCCGGAGAGCACGGGCTGCAGCACGGCCAGGTAGACGGCGAGGAAGATGTCCTCGACCACGATGATGCCGAGGATGGGCCTGGTCTCGCCGTTGCCGATCCGGCCCAGGTCGACGAGGATCTTCGTGACGATCGCGGACGAGGAGATGCCGAGCACACCCGCCAGCACCAGCGCCTCGGACGTGCCCCAGCCGAGCGCGAAGCCGAAGCCGAGTCCCGCGCCCACGTTGAGCAGCAGATAGACGCCGCCCACCTGGGCCATGCGGCGACCGCCCGACTTCAGGTCGTCCATGTGGAATTCGAGGCCGAGGTAGAAAAGCAGCAGGACGAGGCCCAGAGCGGTGAGCATCTCCAGGTCGTGCGGGTCCTCGACCAGCACGATGCCGGGGGTGTTCGGGCCGAGCAGGATGCCGGCGAGGATGAAGAGCGGGATGGTGGGCAGCCCGATGCGGCTGCCGATGCGGGCGAGGATGGCGGCGGCCATGAAGGCTCCGCCCATGGCGATCAACGTGTCTGCGTGTCCGATGGGTTCCTCCCGGGGTCGTGGGGACGGCCGTTCCGGGACCTGAGTCCTTTACTTACTTTACCTTATTGTTGTCATGGCAACTAATCTCCGGGGCGCTCGGGTTAACCCCACCTCCCGTCCGCCAGCAGCCGCCATGGGCAGGACCGCCCCCGCTCCGTAGCGTCGGAACCACGATGACCAGGGCGGCGGTCCCGGCCACCGCCACGGCGCACGGCCAGGACGAAGGGGCGGACGACATGCGGCTGCGGAGCAGGGGAGAGCGGCAGGACGACGGGGCGCCCGCCGCCCCCGGCCACGCCGTCGAACTACGCGGCGTACAGCGGCGCTACGGCCGCGGCGCCGGCGCGGTCCACGCGCTGCGCGGCATCGACCTCGCCCTCCCGCGGGGCACGTACACCGCCGTCATGGGCCCGTCCGGCTCCGGCAAGTCCACGCTGCTGCAGTGCGCCGCGGGCCTCGACCGGCCCACCGCGGGCTCGGTGCTCCTCGGCGGTACGGAGCTGACCCGGCTCGGCGAGAACAAGCTCACCGAACTGCGCCGCAGCCGCCTGGGGTTCGTCTTCCAGGCGTTCAACCTGCTGCCCTCGCTGACCGTCTCGCAGAACATCCTGCTGCCGATGCGGCTCGCCGGGCTGCGCGCCGACCACCGCCGGGCGGCGGAGGTGCTGGCGCAGGTCGGCCTCGCGCAGCACGGCAGGCGGCGGCCGGCGGAGCTGTCCGGCGGCCAGCAGCAGCGGGTGGCCATCGCCCGCGCGCTGGTCACCAGCCCGGACGTGATCTTCGCGGACGAGCCGACGGGGGCGCTGGACACCCGCACCGCCGCGGAGATCCTGGCGCTGCTGCGGCACGCGGTGAACACCCTGGGCGCGACGGTGGTCATGGTCACGCACGACCCGGTGGCCGCGTCGTACGCGGACGTGGCGCTGTTCCTCGCCGACGGCACCCTGGCGGGCAGCCTCCGGCGGCCGACGGCGGAACAGGTCGCGGCCCGGATGACGGCGCTGGACCCGCGCGGCCCGCGCCGTGCGGCGGAGCCGGCGGCGTGAGCGGCGGGCGGCCGGGGGCGGGGGAGACGGCGGGGGCGCGGGCGCGGACGAACGGGCTCGCGCGGGCCGCGCTCCGGTTCCGGCCGGGCGGCTTCGCAGGGACGTTCGTCGCGCTGATGATGGCGGCGCTGATCGTGTCGGCCTGCGGGATCCTGCTGGAGACGGGCGTACGGGCCACGGTGCCCCCGGACCGGTACGCGCACGCGCCGGTGGTGGTCGCCGCGGACCAGCGGGCGCACCTGACGGTGGGCAGCGGCGACGGCGAGTACGACGCCTCGGAGCAGGTACCGGACCGGGCGCGGGTGACGACGGCCCTGGTGGAGCGCGTCGCGGCGGCACGGGGCGTCGCGGCGGCGGTCCCGGACGTCACGTTCCCGACCCGCCTGGCGGCGGGGGCGGACGCGGACGCAGACGCCGCCGCGCTCACGGCACAGGGCTGGGGCTCCCACGCCTTCACCGGCGCCGCGCTCACCGCGGGGTCGGCGCCGGGGGCGGGGGAGGCGGTCCTCGACCGCGCGACGGCACGCGCCACGGGCGCGGAGGTGGGCGACCGGATCACGCTCGTACTCCCGTCCGGACACCGGCCGTTCCGCGTCTCCGGCCTCGCGGCCCCGGCGAAGGCACCCGCCGCGGGCGGTCCGTCCCTCTACCTCGCGGACGACACCGCCGCCCGGGCCGCCGGGCATCCCGGGCGGTACGACGCCGTCGCCGTGCTGCCCGCCGGGGGCGTCGGCGCCGGGCAGCTCGCCGACGCCGTGCGCGGTGCCGT
Proteins encoded:
- a CDS encoding cation:proton antiporter, which encodes MGGAFMAAAILARIGSRIGLPTIPLFILAGILLGPNTPGIVLVEDPHDLEMLTALGLVLLLFYLGLEFHMDDLKSGGRRMAQVGGVYLLLNVGAGLGFGFALGWGTSEALVLAGVLGISSSAIVTKILVDLGRIGNGETRPILGIIVVEDIFLAVYLAVLQPVLSGAEGPGEAALQAGKALAFLLALATLARYGTKVVGRLFDTRDNELLVISFLGAAVLVAGISEWFGVADAIGAFMVGLMLGSTTSADRIRTLVHPLRDAFGALFFFGFGLSIDPGDLPSVAAPVALAVLLTIVMNVTAGLAAAKLYGFGALPASNIALTLLARGEFALILATMAATAGLDGRLSPFIAGYVLLLAVLGPLAAGRSHWLARILPGGRPPGGGAAPAPAPEAATAN
- a CDS encoding ABC transporter ATP-binding protein gives rise to the protein MRLRSRGERQDDGAPAAPGHAVELRGVQRRYGRGAGAVHALRGIDLALPRGTYTAVMGPSGSGKSTLLQCAAGLDRPTAGSVLLGGTELTRLGENKLTELRRSRLGFVFQAFNLLPSLTVSQNILLPMRLAGLRADHRRAAEVLAQVGLAQHGRRRPAELSGGQQQRVAIARALVTSPDVIFADEPTGALDTRTAAEILALLRHAVNTLGATVVMVTHDPVAASYADVALFLADGTLAGSLRRPTAEQVAARMTALDPRGPRRAAEPAA